One window of Quercus robur chromosome 5, dhQueRobu3.1, whole genome shotgun sequence genomic DNA carries:
- the LOC126726430 gene encoding protein SAR DEFICIENT 4-like, with the protein MASIPNPVDNENPNKNDTNPNNTNTIPIFISTESLHAILSHQTLIDHLQSSLPAASSTLQTPIRQSYSVSQSSSLLLMPSWSSSPSLPYVGVKLVTYFPQNSTLNLPGVHASYVLFCSVTGQTFASMDGTVLTLYRTSCVSGLASKILARNDSETLVMIGAGALAPHLIKAHLSARPSLRRVIIWNRTIEKARKLAKEMSENAGFVGVCFESNECLEEIVGLGDIVSCATNSETPVVKGERLKAGAHLDLVGSFKHSMMECDDEAIRRGRVFVDNEAALVEAGELVGAFERRVIEKGDIGGNLVELIKGEKVGRRSSEEITVFKSVGSAIVDILAAQLVYETYIGKQ; encoded by the coding sequence ATGGCTTCAATACCCAATCCAGTTGACAatgaaaatcccaacaaaaACGATACAAATCCCAATAACACGAACACCATTCCCATCTTCATCTCCACTGAGTCTTTGCACGCCATCCTCTCTCACCAAACTCTAATAGATCACTTGCAATCATCTCTCCCTGCAGCCTCGTCCACCCTCCAAACCCCAATTCGCCAAAGCTACTCCGTTTCACAATCCTCCTCTCTCCTTCTCATGCCTTCTTGGTCCTCATCCCCTTCTCTCCCCTATGTAGGTGTGAAGCTCGTCACCTATTTCCCTCAAAACTCCACGCTGAACTTGCCAGGAGTGCATGCGAGTTACGTTCTCTTCTGCTCTGTAACTGGGCAAACTTTTGCTTCCATGGATGGCACTGTGTTGACCCTTTATAGAACCTCGTGTGTCTCTGGCTTAGCCTCGAAGATTTTGGCTAGAAATGACAGTGAAACGCTTGTGATGATTGGTGCTGGTGCTCTGGCACCCCATTTGATCAAAGCACATCTTTCGGCTAGACCCAGTTTGCGAAGGGTGATCATTTGGAACAGAACAATAGAAAAGGCAAGAAAATTGGCTAAGGAAATGAGTGAAAATGCTGGATTTGTTGGGGTGTGTTTTGAAAGTAATGAGTGTTTGGAAGAAATTGTTGGATTGGGAGATATTGTGAGCTGTGCAACGAATTCGGAAACACCAGTTGTTAAGGGCGAGAGGTTGAAGGCAGGGGCTCATTTGGATTTGGTTGGATCCTTCAAGCACTCGATGATGGAGTGTGACGACGAAGCAATAAGGAGAGGAAGAGTGTTTGTGGATAATGAGGCTGCATTGGTTGAAGCTGGAGAATTGGTGGGTGCTTTTGAGAGAAGGGTAATCGAAAAGGGAGATATTGGAGGAAATTTGGTAGAGTTAATTAAAGGAGAAAAGGTTGGCAGAAGAAGTTCAGAAGAGATAACAGTATTTAAGTCTGTTGGCTCTGCAATTGTTGACATTCTTGCAGCACAATTGGTTTATGAAACTTATATTGGAAAGCAGTAA
- the LOC126726429 gene encoding F-box/kelch-repeat protein At3g06240-like: MGRSDLPQDMVEDILSRLPAKSLKRFSCVNKSWSTLFQNPCFIAKHQHLSQKNWSIFASGVDCEANKPVLFLHPNFDDDAADDDFDSRGIILESSFLEEAKKYEEFVGSCINGIICLKYYVEHNQTHDFALWNPAIREFKVLPSLPIHFPSNVDYEDVGFAFGYDSNSNDFKVITILSYWNDPGYTVTYNWDPKVIMHTQVEVYTLSTNSWRQVDCDTVSNINFPARFREIYLNGVYHWSGIAPGIAKDYDVIVSFDMRNEVFGILSMPNLGDILDPAYVWEALAVLGNCVALVVFDYRQTDKIFHIWVMREYGIKESWTKQYVIGPFSGITNIYGFELQILLLGDKILMVEDNGEVVLYNLSAQKIKNLRVRGLPSLFRASQIMVYEESLVSIMG, from the coding sequence ATGGGGAGATCTGATCTACCGCAGGATATGGTGGAGGACATCCTTTCAAGGCTTCCAGCGAAATCTTTAAAGCGATTCAGTTGCGTAAACAAGTCATGGTCTACCCTTTTCCAAAACCCATGTTTTATTGCCAAACACCAGCATTTGTCTCAAAAGAATTGGAGTATTTTCGCGTCTGGCGTAGACTGTGAGGCCAATAAGCCTGTGCTGTTCTTGCATCCTAATTTTGATGATGATGCTGCTGATGATGATTTTGATTCTAGAGGAATCATTCTGGAATCGTCGTTTTTAGAAGAGGCAAAGAAATACGAGGAATTCGTGGGATCTTGTATCAACGGCATAATTTGTCTGAAATATTATGTTGAACATAATCAGACCCATGACTTCGCCTTATGGAATCCGGCGATCAGAGAATTCAAGGTGCTTCCATCACTTCCTATCCACTTTCCATCTAATGTTGACTACGAAGACGTTGGTTTTGCATTTGGTTATGATTCCAATTCTAATGACTTCAAGGTAATTACAATTCTCTCCTATTGGAACGATCCTGGCTACACAGTCACATATAACTGGGACCCTAAAGTGATTATGCATACTCAAGTTGAGGTTTACACCCTAAGTACTAATTCTTGGAGGCAAGTCGACTGTGACACCGTTTCTAATATCAATTTTCCTGCTCGATTTCGTGAAATATACTTGAATGGAGTTTATCATTGGTCTGGTATTGCCCCTGGTATTGCCAAGGATTACGACGTCATTGTATCCTTCGACATGAGAAATGAGGTGTTTGGAATTTTAAGCATGCCGAATTTGGGCGATATTTTGGATCCTGCATATGTTTGGGAGGCTTTAGCTGTCCTAGGCAATTGTGTTGCTTTGGTTGTTTTCGATTATCGACAGACAGATAAAATCTTTCATATTTGGGTGATGCGTGAATATGGCATTAAGGAGTCTTGGACCAAACAATACGTTATTGGACCCTTTTCAGGAATTACGAACATATACGGTTTCGAGCTCCAGATTCTTCTTTTAGGTGACAAGATTCTTATGGTGGAGGACAATGGAGAAGTGGTCTTGTATAACTTGAGTgctcaaaaaattaagaatcttCGAGTTAGAGGGCTTCCAAGCTTGTTTAGAGCTTCACAAATTATGGTTTATGAGGAGAGTCTAGTTTCAATTATGGGTTGA